Proteins encoded together in one Ignavibacteriales bacterium window:
- a CDS encoding aldo/keto reductase yields MQYVKLGKSGLKVSRICLGTMTYGSPDWRSWVLDEQSSRPFIKHALELGINFFDTADMYSLGRSEEILGRALKDFARRDQVIIGSKVYWPMSGHPNDKGLSRKHIMNAIDASLKRLDTDYIDLYQIHRWDYETPIEETMEALNDLVHSGKVRYLGASSMFAYQFAKTFRVAEQHNWTKFISMQNHYNLIYREEEREMIPLCKEEGVAIIPWSPLARGFLAGNRRPNFEGETKRAKTDKYAHELYYSESDFKIADRVAKLARKRNIKPAQIALAWMLNKPHVTAPIIGASKLEQLDDAVKSLEIILDANEIKSVEELYTPHNILGHS; encoded by the coding sequence ATGCAATACGTCAAACTCGGCAAATCTGGTTTAAAAGTTTCGCGAATCTGTCTCGGTACTATGACTTACGGTTCACCCGACTGGCGGTCTTGGGTATTAGATGAACAATCAAGCAGGCCTTTCATCAAACATGCACTCGAACTCGGTATAAATTTCTTCGACACTGCTGATATGTATTCACTTGGGAGAAGTGAAGAAATTTTAGGCAGAGCATTAAAAGATTTTGCAAGACGCGATCAAGTTATCATCGGTTCAAAAGTTTACTGGCCCATGAGCGGTCATCCGAATGATAAAGGTTTATCCCGCAAACATATCATGAATGCGATAGACGCTTCGCTCAAGCGATTGGATACTGATTATATCGATCTATACCAGATTCACAGATGGGATTACGAAACTCCTATTGAAGAAACAATGGAAGCACTGAACGATCTAGTGCACTCGGGCAAGGTTCGCTACCTCGGCGCATCAAGCATGTTTGCGTACCAGTTTGCAAAAACATTTCGGGTGGCAGAACAGCATAACTGGACAAAATTCATTTCTATGCAAAATCATTATAATCTCATTTACCGTGAAGAGGAACGCGAAATGATCCCACTCTGCAAAGAAGAAGGAGTCGCGATCATTCCCTGGAGTCCGCTTGCCCGTGGTTTCCTTGCCGGTAACCGCAGACCGAACTTCGAGGGAGAGACGAAGCGCGCAAAAACCGATAAGTACGCGCACGAACTTTATTATTCAGAATCAGATTTCAAAATAGCAGATCGCGTTGCTAAGCTTGCCAGAAAGCGCAACATTAAACCCGCTCAGATCGCACTGGCATGGATGCTCAACAAACCACACGTTACAGCACCTATTATCGGCGCGTCGAAACTTGAGCAACTTGATGATGCAGTCAAATCGCTCGAAATTATCTTAGATGCCAATGAAATAAAATCCGTCGAAGAATTATACACACCACACAATATTTTAGGACATTCCTGA
- a CDS encoding MFS transporter has translation MENKPPSLLRSFPKVFWVSNIMELFERAAYYGLNSVLAIYLTNSISEGGLGFSEQSVGFLQSLIYACTYVIPILGGALADRYGYRRMLIVAFAFLSAGYFISGNMSAYGAVFASLLVMATGAGLFKPIISGTLARTTNESNSGFGFGIYYWMINLGAFLAPLAVSYMKGFSWNYVFIASSLYTALMFIPTLFFYKDPPKPSSTKTLKEVLGGMAMVLGDARFMLMIFVYSGFWILYFQNFGSVLWFLRDFIDVAPINNAFASIGINLKFDSEHVTVINAGTIILLQVIVSRIVKNTKPLSTMVAGIFIGTLGFVCLAFASNVWIFIIGIAVFSIGEMTAHPKYYSYIGLVAPADKKAVYMGYAFLYGVIGSLVGSNLGGLMYESMLKPLVGQTGVESDIKTFWLIFAGLGIVAMLGLIIYNRFLAHETPRANKISKQIMFVIYLGLIILGGWFSYDALMGELIAYKTLVQATIMFIIGGGGIWISILKR, from the coding sequence ATGGAAAATAAACCTCCAAGTTTACTTCGCTCGTTCCCGAAAGTTTTCTGGGTTTCGAATATTATGGAATTATTCGAACGTGCCGCTTACTACGGATTGAATTCGGTTCTCGCAATCTACCTCACAAATTCTATCAGCGAAGGTGGATTAGGATTCTCGGAGCAATCGGTAGGTTTCTTGCAAAGTTTGATTTATGCTTGCACTTACGTTATCCCGATTTTAGGCGGCGCACTTGCCGATAGGTACGGATACAGAAGAATGCTAATCGTTGCATTCGCATTTCTATCGGCCGGATATTTCATAAGCGGAAATATGAGCGCATACGGCGCTGTGTTTGCGAGTTTGCTTGTTATGGCAACAGGTGCCGGATTATTCAAACCGATCATCAGCGGAACACTCGCCCGTACAACCAATGAATCGAACTCCGGTTTCGGTTTTGGAATTTATTACTGGATGATAAATCTTGGCGCATTCCTCGCTCCGCTTGCCGTTAGTTATATGAAAGGATTTTCGTGGAATTATGTATTCATTGCTTCTTCTCTATACACGGCATTGATGTTTATTCCAACATTGTTTTTTTATAAAGATCCGCCAAAACCATCCAGCACAAAAACGTTAAAAGAAGTTTTAGGCGGCATGGCTATGGTACTCGGTGATGCACGTTTTATGTTGATGATTTTTGTTTACTCCGGATTCTGGATATTATATTTCCAAAATTTTGGTTCAGTCTTGTGGTTCCTTCGCGATTTTATTGATGTTGCTCCAATTAATAATGCATTTGCCTCTATCGGTATAAATCTCAAATTCGATTCTGAGCATGTTACAGTCATTAATGCCGGCACTATAATACTTTTACAGGTGATAGTAAGTAGAATCGTAAAAAACACAAAGCCGCTCTCAACGATGGTTGCAGGAATTTTTATAGGAACACTTGGATTTGTTTGTTTAGCATTCGCATCGAATGTTTGGATATTCATAATAGGAATTGCCGTGTTCTCAATCGGTGAAATGACCGCACATCCGAAATATTACAGCTACATCGGACTGGTTGCGCCGGCAGATAAAAAAGCCGTCTATATGGGTTATGCATTTTTATACGGCGTAATCGGAAGTTTGGTCGGTTCAAACTTGGGCGGTCTAATGTATGAATCGATGCTCAAACCACTTGTGGGACAGACGGGAGTAGAATCGGATATTAAAACTTTCTGGCTTATATTTGCCGGACTCGGGATCGTTGCGATGTTAGGGCTTATCATCTATAACCGATTCTTGGCACATGAAACTCCGAGAGCGAATAAAATATCCAAACAGATTATGTTCGTAATCTATTTAGGGTTGATAATTTTAGGAGGATGGTTTTCGTATGATGCTCTGATGGGTGAACTTATCGCGTATAAAACATTAGTGCAAGCGACAATTATGTTTATCATTGGGGGTGGCGGAATTTGGATAAGTATTTTAAAAAGATAA